A genomic segment from Parus major isolate Abel chromosome 21, Parus_major1.1, whole genome shotgun sequence encodes:
- the LZIC gene encoding protein LZIC: MASRGTTETSKLKQNLEEQLDRLMQQLQDLEECREELDADEYEETKKETLEQLSEFNDSLKKIMSGDMTLVDELSGMQLAIQAAISQAFKTPEVIRMFAKKQPRQLRTRLAEMDRDFMVGKLPRDLYTQQKLEILTALRKLGEKLTGDDEMFLSTNAGTALSQFERVSTDLGSGDKVFALASVEVEKAKQ; this comes from the exons atggctTCAAGAGGAACAACAGAGACCAgtaaactaaaacaaaacttgGAGGAGCAGTTGGACAGATTAATGCAGCAACTTCAAGATCTGGAAGAATGCAG AGAGGAGCTGGATGCAGATGAGTATGAAGAGACCAAAAAAGAAACTCTAGAGCAGCTGAGTGAGTTCAATGACTCCCTGAAGAAGATTATGTCTGGAGATATGACTTTGGTGGATGAGCTCAGTGGCATGCAACTG GCAATACAAGCAGCCATCAGCCAAGCATTTAAAACTCCAGAAGTGATTAGAATGTTTGCAAAGAAGCAGCCAAGACAATTGAGGACAAGGCTGGCAGAG ATGGACAGAGACTTTATGGTTGGGAAGTTGCCACGAGACCTGTACACCCAACAGAAACTGGAAATCCTGACTGCCCTCAGAAAGCTTGGTGAGAAG CTCACTGGTGATGATGAGATGTTCTTGTCAACAAATGCTGGTACAGCCCTGAGCCAGTTTGAGAGAgtctccactgaccttg gaTCAGGAGACAAAGTCTTTGCTCTTGCAAGTGTTGAAgtagaaaaggcaaaacaatgA
- the NMNAT1 gene encoding nicotinamide/nicotinic acid mononucleotide adenylyltransferase 1 has translation MAMEDPDRKTEVVLLACGSFNPITNMHLRLFELAKDYFHETGKYKVIKGIISPVGDAYKKKGLISANHRVTMAKLATENSDWVEVDDWESCQNEWLETLKVLRYHHQKLLSADVTNSLQDAVPITKLGRKRKQEPNRHEPIKRKNQSPVVKSVPQVKLLCGSDMLESFGIPNLWKLEDITEIVEKHGLVCISRAGNNAQKFIYESDVLWRHKNNIHLVEEWITNDISSTKIRRALRRGQSIRYLVPDVVRAYIEKNRLYSPESEDRNAGVVLAPLQKHASDPRSSQALNN, from the exons ATGGCCATGGAAGATCCTGACAGGAAGACTGAAGTGGTACTGCTGGCCTGTGGGTCCTTCAACCCCATCACTAACATGCACCTGAG GCTGTTTGAGCTGGCTAAAGACTATTTCCATGAAACAG gaaaatacaaagtaaTCAAAGGCATCATTTCACCAGTGGGTGATGCATATAAGAAGAAAGGTCTGATCAGTGCCAATCACCGAGTGACAATGGCAAAACTGGCTACAGAAAACTCAGATTGGGTGGAAGTTGATGACTGGGAAAGCTGCCAGAATGAGTGGTTGGAAACACTAAAGGTTTTAAG GTATCATCATCAAAAGCTTTTATCTGCTGATGTCACTAATAGTCTGCAGGATGCTGTACCCATAACAAAGCTGGGAcggaaaagaaaacaggaacCAAATAGGCATGAGCCCATTAAAAGGAAGAATCAGAGTCCGGTTGTAAAAA gTGTCCCACAGGTTAAACTGCTTTGTGGAAGTGACATGCTGGAATCTTTTGGGATCCCCAATCTGTGGAAGTTGGAGGACATCACTGAAATTGTGGAAAAACACGGCCTTGTGTGTATCAGTAGGGCAGGAAACAATGCTCAGAAGTTCATCTATGAGTCTGATGTTTTGTGGAGACATAAGAATAACATTCACCTCGTGGAAGAATGGATTACAAATGATATTTCCTCCACCAAGATCCGGAGAGCCCTGCGGAGGGGCCAGAGCATTCGTTACCTGGTGCCGGACGTGGTTCGGGCGTACATCGAGAAGAACAGGCTGTACAGCCCGGAGAGCGAGGACAGGAATGCTGGGGTAGTCCTGGCTCCCTTACAGAAACATGCCAGTgaccccaggagctcacaggCACTGAACAACTGA